From Alcaligenes faecalis, the proteins below share one genomic window:
- a CDS encoding TadE/TadG family type IV pilus assembly protein, which translates to MTRVTQFTPAAQRQQGVAAIEFALMVGILLLIFSGIITFSSLFLAKQKMDHLVGDLSRQATMQVKNADEIAPFVNQELAKNYGRGQAKSDAFLHWFGDLSADVQSQACASEPQYDCAQLSLKLEIEPGILSTTLDLLRPQEEQADQLRSLSAKTLLVLRRPN; encoded by the coding sequence ATGACTCGCGTCACCCAATTCACTCCTGCCGCACAACGCCAGCAAGGCGTTGCCGCTATCGAGTTTGCCTTGATGGTGGGGATTCTGTTGCTGATCTTCAGCGGCATCATCACTTTCAGTTCCTTGTTTCTGGCCAAGCAAAAAATGGATCATCTGGTCGGTGACCTTTCTCGACAAGCGACGATGCAGGTCAAAAACGCTGATGAGATCGCGCCCTTTGTCAATCAGGAACTGGCCAAGAACTATGGCAGGGGCCAGGCCAAGAGCGATGCGTTCTTGCACTGGTTTGGCGACCTGAGTGCGGATGTTCAATCTCAGGCCTGTGCCTCGGAGCCTCAGTACGACTGCGCCCAGCTTTCCCTGAAGCTGGAGATTGAACCCGGAATTCTTTCTACAACCCTGGATCTGCTCAGACCGCAAGAGGAACAGGCAGATCAATTGCGCAGCTTAAGCGCCAAGACATTACTCGTACTCAGGAGACCAAATTAA